The following nucleotide sequence is from Pseudomonas sp. RC10.
GGCTGGTGCGCTGGTACGTCGAACTGGCGCGGAACACGCCGCTGTTGATTCAGCTGTTTTTCATCTACTTCGCGCTGCCGAGCATCGGCATCCGCATCTCCGGGTTTGCTTCGGCAATCATCGCCATGACCTTTCTCGGCGGGGCGTACCTCACGGAAATCCTCCGGGCCGGAGTCGCGGCGGTGCCCAAGGCGCAGATCGAATCGGGGTTGTCGATTGGCCTGTCGCGCTGGCAGTTGCTGCGGCATGTGATCCTGCCGCAAGCGGGCATCCTCAGCCTGCCCGCATTGTTCGCCAATTTCGTGTTCCTGCTCAAAGAAACCACCGTGGTCTCGGCAGTCGCGGTGCCCGAGATTCTGTACACCACCAAGAACTACATCGCGCTCTACTACAAGACCTACGAAATGCTCGCGGTCATGACCGGTATGTGTGTGCTGCTGTTCGTGCCGCTGTCGCTGTTGCTGCGCGTGATCGAAAGGAGGCTCCAGCATGGCCAGTTCGGGTCTTGAGTTGCTGTGGGTGTCGGCGCCGCAATTGCTGACGGGGATCGGTCGCACGCTGGGGATTTCCGCCTTGGCCATCGTGTTCAGCAGCGTTGGCGGCCTGGCGTATGGCGTGCTGCGCAATCTCGGCATTCGCTGGCTGGACACCCTCCTGCTGATTTACCTGGAAGCGTTTCGGGCGATTCCGGTGCTGGTGTGGCTGTACCTGTTCTTCTTCGGCTTGCCGATCTTTTTCGGCTGGAGCATTCCGGGCTTCTGGTGCGCGGTGCTGGTGCTGTCCCTCTGGGGCATCAGCGAAACCGGCGAAGTGGTGCGCGGCGCCTTGCGTTCGATTCCCCGTGGCCAGCGCGAGGCCGGTCTGGCCATCGGACTGAGTCTGCCCGGTCTGTATGGCCGGGTCTTGTTGCCCCAGGCCTTGCAGCGCATGACGCCGCCGATGATCAACGTGTTCACCCGCATCATCAAAACCAGCTCGCTGGCGGTGCTGATCGGCGTGGTCGATGTGATCAAGATCGGCCAGCAGATCATCGAGCGCACCTACGAATCGGTGCTGATCTACGGCTTCCTGTTCCTGTTTTTCTTTCTCGTCTGCTACCCGTTGTCAGCCGCATCCCGTGTGCTTGAGCGACGCTGGAGTCACTCATGAGTGCATTGATAGAGCTGTCCGGTTTCAGTAAGCGTTTTGGCGATGTCCCGGTGTTACAGGACGTCGATCTCCAGGTCAAAGAGGGCGAGGTGCTGGTCATTCTCGGCCCCAGCGGCTGTGGCAAAAGCACCTTGCTGCGTTGCTTGAACGGGCTCGAAGCGGGCCACGCCGGGCACTACCGTTTCATGGGCCGCGAGTTGCCGGCCAACACCGACTGGCGCCTCGTTCGCCAGCAGATCGGCATGGTGTTCCAGAGTTATCACCTGTTTCCGCACATGAGCGTGCTGGACAACATTCTGCTGGGCCCGGTCAACGTGCAGAAGCGCCCGAAGGCCGAGGCGCGGCAGCAGGCGGAAACGCTGTTGGCGCGGGTTGGCTTGCTGGACAAACGCGATGCCTTTCCTCGCGAGTTGTCCGGTGGCCAGCAGCAACGCATCGCCATCGTCCGTGCGTTGTGCATGAACCCCAACGTCATGCTGTTCGACGAAGTGACCGCCGCCCTCGACCCCGAAATGGTCAAGGAAGTGCTGGAGGTGATTCTCGACCTCGCGCGCAGCGGCATGACCCTGTTGATCGTCACCCACGAAATGGCCTTTGCCCGTGCGGTGGCGGATCGGGTGCTGTTCATGGACGGTGGCCGCATCGTCGAACAGGCCGACCCTGAAACCTTCTTCAGCTCCCCGCAGACCGCACGCGCGCAGCAGTTTCTGGAGAAATTCTCCTACGTAGAAAATATGCCTAAAAGGAATGCATCGTGAACCTTAAAACTGCCCTCGTTTTCCCTCTGCTGGCTCTCGGTTTGTGGGGCAGCGTCGCTGCCCATGCCGAAGGGTATCTGGACAAGATCAAGGCCCGCGACAAGCTGGTCGTGGGCGTGTTCAGCGACAAACCGCCGTTCGGCTTCGTCAATGAGAAGGGTGACTACGTCGGTTTCGACACCGACCTGGGCCGCCGTTTCGCCAAGGATCTGCTGGGTGACGAGAAGAAAATCGAATTCGTGGTGGTCGAGCCGGCCAGCCGTATTCCGTTCCTGCAAAGCGACAAGGTTGACCTGATCCTGGCCAATATGACCGTGACCCCGGAGCGCGCCCAAGTCGTGGACTTCACCCACCCGAACCTGCGCGTGGCGGTGCAGGCGCTGGTGCCGGAGAAAAGCGACGTGAAGAGCCTTGATGACCTGGCGAAGAAGACCACCATCGTCACCACCGGCACCACGGCGGACATCTGGCTGACCAAAAACCACCCGGACTGGAAACTGCTGAAGTTCGAGAAAAACTCCGAGTCGCTGCAAGCCCTGGCCAACGGTCGCGGTGATGCCTACGCGCAGGACAATCTGGTGCTGTTCAGCTGGGCCAAGCAAAACCCCGGCTACCGCGTGCTGACCCAGAAACTGGGCGACGAAGCACCTATTGCCCCAGCGGTGAAGAAAGGCAACGTCGAGCTGCGTGATTGGGTGAACACCGAACTCGCCAATCTGGGCAAGGAAAAATACCTGCTCAAGCTCTACGACCAGTACGTGCGTAGCCAACTGGCCGATGGCACCGACCCTGCGGCAGTGATCGTCGAAGGTGGGGACTGGAAGCCGTAAGGTCGTTTCCAGCGCGTGGGCGGTGAGTCAGTGATGGATTTGGGGCTGACCTACCGCTTTCGCCACTGTCGTAACCTCCAGAAGCTCCTACAGGATCTGCGTCGGGCACAGCGCCTCGATACGCCAAAGATTCCTGTGGGGGACGCCGGAGGTTACGACGGCAGCGAAGACGTCGTCACGGGTTCAACGCCGCTCCACCACATTCAAAAACCGCCGCGTCCGTTCGTTCTCCGGGTTGACGAGAATCTGATCGGGCGTGCCGTCCGCGACGATTTTCCCGGCTTCCATGAACAGCACCCGGTCGGCAATGTCCTGGGCGAATTTCATTTCGTGGGTCACCAGCAGCATGGTCATCTGCTGCTCATAGGCAATCGTCCGAATCACCGCCAACACCTCACCGACCAATTCCGGGTCGAGGGCTGAGGTCACTTCATCGAACAGCATCACCTGCGGCCGCATCGCCAACGCACGGGCAATCGCCACGCGCTGTTGCTGCCCGCCCGATAACTGCGCCGGGTAGGCGTCGGCCTTATGGCTCAAACCCACCAACCCCAGGTATTCATGGGCGCGGGTCAATGCCTCTTCGCGACTGAGTTTCAGCACCCGAAACGGCGCCTCCGTCACGTTCTCCTGCACGGTCAGGTGCGGAAACAGGTTGAACTGCTGGAACACCATGCCCACCCGATGCACCACTGGCGCCTTCTTCGACCCTGGCCAGCGCCAGCCAGAGGACCGCGCAGGCACGTGGGCGCCCGCCACTTCGATACGCCCTTGCTGGTAGGTTTCGAGCCCTTTGATCAGGCGCAAGACCGTGGACTTCCCCGAACCGCTGGGGCCGATCAGCGCGACTTTCTGGCCTTGGGGAATGCTCAAATCCAGATGATCGATTACCCGGTTATCGCCGAATTGCTTCACCACGCCGTTGAGGACGATCTGCGGCGAGGCGAGGGGGAGGCCGTTGGTGAGATCAGACATGAGTGCGCCTTTCGAAATATTTGAACAGCAGGGAAGTGGGGATGCTGATGGCCAGGAACATCAGCGCCATGACCGTGTACGGCTCGTTGTAGCGGTAGCTCATGCCCGCGATCTGTTTGGCCGCCTGGAACAGCTCGGGAATACTGATGACCGCCAACAGGGGTGTTTCCTTGAACATGCCGATCAGGTAATTGCCGAGCACCGGCACCATCGGTTTCAGCGCCTGAGGCAAGACGATGCGGCGCCAGGTCGTCGTGGCGTCAAAGTCCAGTGCCCGGGCCGCTTCCCATTGACCGGCCGGTACGCCTTCAATGGCGCCGCGAAACCCTTCGGCGATGTACGAGCCGTAATACAGGCCCAGGCCGATCACCCCCGTGGACATCGCTGGCAGCGTGATGCCCGCCAGAGGCAGGGCGAAAAACAGTACGTACAGCTGCACCATCAGCGGAGTGTTGCGGAAGAAGCTCAGGTAGGCGCTGCTCAGCCGCCTGATCACGGTGTGCCGTGTACGTTGGGCAATCGCGAGCAGCAGGCCGATCAGCGTCGCGAGGAGGAAGCCCAGAATCACCACCTGCACGGTCACCAGCAAACCGTCGAACAGGTCCGGGACGATGGACCAGGCGAATGCGGGGTCGAAGATCATCTCGCACCTCCGCGACGCCAGGACGTGATGTGGCGCTCGTAGCGTTTAACCAGCCAGCTCAACGGCCAGGCCATGGCGAAGTAGCAGACCAGCACGATGCTCCAGATCAGCGTTTGTTGGCCGAGGGTGGTGATCAACTGGCCGCCGGAAAAGGTCAGGTCGCTCAGGGTGATCAACGACACCAGCGAGGTGGTTTTCAGCAGTTCGACCAGTTGGTTGCCCATGGGTGGCAGCATGAAGGGCAGGGCTTGCGGCAACACGATGCGGCGGAAGGCGGTGATGGAGTCGAAGTCCAGTGCCCGCAAGGCATCACGCTGGCCGAGGCTGACGTTGTTCAGGGCTGAGCGCACGATCTCCGAGCCGTAGGCGGAAAAGGTCAGGCCCAGCCCGAGAATGCCGGTGGTCATCGGCGACAGGCTGATGCCGAACAGCGGCAGGATGAAGAACAGGTAAAACAGCAACACAAGGGCCGAAATGCCCCGCAGGATTTCAACGTAGACCGTGGCGATCCAGCGCAGGATTCGCCAGGGCGAGAGCCGCATCAGGGCGATGACGAACGACATCACGATGACGATCAACTGAGCGAAGAACGTGAGTTGAAGCGTGACCCATGCGCCGTTGGCCAGCTGATGAGCGATGAAACGTGCCGTTTCCACGGCGGGAGAATCGAAGAACATGGCCGTACTCGTGTGGGTTGGGGCCGGACATCAGCGCAAGACCTGTGGGAGCGAATTCATTCGCGAAAAGGGCGGTACAGCCGACACATCTCCAGCGCCTGAAATACCTTCGCGAATGAATTCGCTCCCACAGTTCAGTCCGCGTCAGACGAAACATTGCGTGGCGACACTGAATTCGCTCCTACTGTTGAATCCACGCCAGACGAAGCACTAACGATTACACCGCTGCTCGGCCGTCACATCTGCCGGAGCCAATTCATTTTCGGTGTAGCCGTACTTCTGCAATATCTTCAGCAATTCACCCGACGCCCGCAGTTTCGCCAGTTCCCCGTTGAAGGCCTGGGTAAACGCCGGGTCGTTTTTCGGCAAACCGTAAGCGTGGTAATTCCAGATGGGCTTGCCTTCCGCGTCGGGGATCTGGTCGAACGGCAGGGCGCGCTCGATGCTTGGGTCGTTGGCTTTCTTGACCAGGTTGATGATCTCCGCGTCCGGGAAATACACCACGTCCACGCGACCGGCTTGCAGCGCGGCGAGGGCGTCGGTGTCCTTGTCCAGCAGTACGACGTTGCTGGTGGCGATCCCGCTGTCCTTGGCTTCCTGCACCTGGTTGCTGCCCGGCTGTGTGGCCAGTCGAGCTTTGCCGTTGGCGGCCACATCCTTGAGGCTGTGCAGCTTCAACGGGTTGCCGGCCTTGACGATGAACGCGCCGCCCGAGCGGGTCACCGGGTTGGAATAGCCGATCACCTTGCAGCGCGCCGGGTTGATAAACAGGCCCGCGCCGATCAGGTCAAAACGTCCCGCCGCCAGCCCCGGCACCAGCGAACCGAATTCTGTGATGGGGGTTTCGATTTTGCTGATGCCCAATTGCCCGAGAATGGCTTGCAGAATCTCGACGTTGGCGCCTACGGTCTTGCCGGTGGTGTCGATGTAGGCGTAAGGCTGCTCGTTGGCGATCCCGGCGGTCAGGCCTTGGGTGCGGCCTTTTTCCAGCAGACCGGCAAATGCGGAGGAGGCGAACAGTGCGTTGAACAGCACGGCGGAGCCGATTGCAGCAGACAGCGATTTCAGGCCTTTCATGAACAGTGCTCGATAGGAAGTGAACGAAAATCGGTTGCGTGAGATTGAGCCAGTGGCGACGAATCAGGGCGTCCAGATGCCCACGTCCTTGGCATCCACGGCTTTGGGCAGCAAACCCGCTGCTAAAAAGGCGTCGGCAATTTTCTGCTGTTCGCCCAACTGATCAGCCTTCACCGGCTCGACCTGATAGCTGCGATGGGCGTTGGCGGATTCCACGGTTTCCACGTCCAGATTGCCCCACAGCGGACCCAGCACTTTCGCGGCATCTTTAGGGTTCTTCTTGATCCAGCTGCCCGCTTCCTGCAGCTGCTGATACACCAGCTTCAGCACCTTCGGATGCGCGCCCGCGTAGGCGGTGCTGGTCAGGTAATAGCGTTTGTAGCTCGCCAGGCCGGTGCCGTCAGTCAAGGTGCGGGTCGGCAACTGGCGCTGAACGCTGGTCAGGAAGGGTTCCCACGTGACCCACGCATCGACCTTGCCGTTCTCGAACGCCGCTCGACCGTCAGCCGGTGTGAGGTAGGCGGGCTGAATGTCGGAGAAGGTCAGGCCTGCCTTGTTCAGCGCCGCGATCAACAGGTAATGGGTGCCGGCCGCTTTGGTCACGGCGACTTTCTTGCCTTTCAGGTCGGCCAGTTGCTGGATCGGCGAATCCTTGGAAACGACGATGGCCTGCGCACGGGGGGAGGCCGACTCTTCAGCGAAATAGGTGAGTTTGGCCTGAGCGGCCTGGGCGAAAATGGGCACGGTGTCGGCGACATCCGCGCTGATGTCGACGTTGCCGATGTTCAACGCTTCCAGCAGTGGCAACCCGCTCGGGAACTCGTGCCAGCTGACGTCGATATTGTCGTTGCCCAGCGCTTTTTCCAACGTGCCCTGGGCCTTGAGCAAGGTGATCAGCGTCGACGACTTCTGATAGCCGATGCGCACCGTCTCCCGTGCCTGAGCGCTTGACGGCAAAACGAACGCGAGGGCGAGGGCGAGACTCAGCCCCGCGAACAGCGGACGGCGAAGAGGGGTACGGCGGGTGTCGAGAGGGCTGGGCATGATCGATTCGTGCTCGAAGTATGTGGGTCGACGTAAACGCTGGCGAACGCCAAGCCCTGAATCATAGGGTTCTAAGAAATAATCTTTAAATACCTTCTGGCTATTAGCTTATTCAGCAATTTCAGCGCGGCGACAGGGCGTCGCTTATGCCTGATTCAAAGCGTCTTCGACCTAAATATTCTTTTAAGAGATAAAACGAATCATGGATTATTCGAAAGGTGACTGCGGCAGGTCAGACGCTCTGGAACGCCGTTGTCATCCTTAAGTGGACATGCAGGAGTGACACATGAGTAATGCCCAAACCGCCAATGCACTGGACGTGCTCTGGCGTCAGGCGCCGGGCGGCGAGCTGCTCGACCTGGGCCGGGTCTATCGAGGGCCGCTGGCGCTGTCCCGGCTGCACACCACGCCCCGGCGCATTCTGAGTCGGCGAGAGGCCGTGCTGCTCGGTGCGTTCGCGCTGGTCTTGCACGGCGCGGTGATCTACTGGGTCAACAGCACCCCGACGCCAGCCTTGCCGGTGGTGCCGCCAGAAATCCCGCCGATGACCATCGAGTTCTCCCAGCCCGCGCCGCCTGTGGTCGAAACACCGCCACCACCGCCCGAGCCGATTCCTCAACCCGTGGTCGAACCGCCGCCTCCGGTGGAAGACGAACTGGCCGTGAAACCGCCGCCCCCCAAGCCGATTCCCAAGCCGATTCCCAAGCCAAAACCTGTGGTGAAACCCGTGCCTAAACCGGTGGCCAAAGCCGTCGAGCAACCGCCCGCACCCCCCGCACCGCCACAACCGGTTGCGGCGCCTGCACCGCCGGCTCCACCCGCCCCGGCGCCCATCACCCCGGCCTCCGCCAGCGCCGGTTACCTGCATAACCCGGCCCCGGAATACCCGGCGCTGGCGATGCGGCGTAACTGGGAAGGCACCGTGTTGCTGCGTGTGCATGTGCTGGGCACCGGTAAGCCGAGCGAAATCCAGGTCCAGAAAAGCAGTGGCCATGAGCAGCTCGACGACGCTGCACAAGCGGCGGTGAAACGCTGGAGTTTCGTCCCGGCCAAACAGGGCAATGACCCGATTGACGGCTGGGTCAGCGTGCCCATCGATTTCAAGATCAAATAACGTTCAACCCCTATTCGTGACACCGCGGGCCACCTGACAAAAGGCGCATCGCTACAACGATCCCTTGCCTTGTTGGAGAGCCTCACATGAACCTCATCGCTTCCCCCTTCGATTCCATTGAACACGCGGTCATCTGGCTGCTGATCGTCTTCTCCGTCGCCACCTGGGGCCTGACCCTGCTGAAAGGTGTGCAGTTCGCCCGTCTCAAGGGGCAGGACAAGAAATTCCACAAGCAATTCTGGGCCGCGTCGAGCCTGGATTCCGCCGCTGAACTGGCCCAGACCCAACCCGGTGCAGCGGCCCGCGTCGCGTTGGCGGGCTACGCGGCGATTCAGGTACCAGAAGGCGGGCAGGCCGCCGATTTGAGCCAGGCCATCAACCATCAGGATCGCCTTGAGCGCGCCTTGCGCCAGCAGATCGTCCGTGAGCGTCGCTCGCTGGAAACCGGTCTGGCCATCCTCGCCAGCATCGGCAGCACGTCGCCCTTCATCGGCCTGTTCGGGACCGTCTGGGGGATCATGTCGGCGCTCAAGGGCATCAGCGCAGCGGGCTCGGCGAGCCTCGAAACCGTGGCGGGCCCGATTGGTGCGGCGTTGGTGGCGACCGGCGTCGGGATCGCTGTCGCGGTACCAGCGGTGCTGGTTTACAACTATTACCTGCGTCGTCTGAAACTGACCGCTGCGGACCTTGATGACTTTGCCCACGACTTCTACAGCCTGGCGCAGAAAAATGCGTTCCGCGTGCTGCTGCACCCGGTGCTGAAATCCGGCGCCACCGGTGCGGGCCAGAAAGTGAAGGAGGCGTCCTGAGATGGCTTTCTCCACACAAGACAGCGATGAAGTGCTGAGTGAAATCAACGTCACGCCGTTGGTGGACGTGATGCTGGTGCTGCTGGTGGTGTTCATCGTCACCGCGCCGCTGCTGACCAACTCGATTCCGATCAACCTGCCCAAAACCGAAGCCGTTGCCCCGGTGGAACAGAAAGACCCGCTGGTGGTGAGCATCGATGACAAGGGCAAGCTGTTCATCAACAAGGATGAGATTCAGCCGGATCTGCTGGAGACCAACCTGCGTTCGGCCAAGGACAAAAATGCCGATGTGCGGGTGCAGTTGCAGGCGGACAACGGCGTGAATTACGGCGAGGTGGCCCGGGCGATGGCGTCGATTGAAAAGGCGGGGATTACCAAGTTGTCGGTGATCACGGCCAAGTGATCGCCAGCGCTGTTAGCGCATGAATGCTTCAGGCTTTTACAGGTTGCTTCTCAGGCGGAGGGCAACCTGTTTTTTTATGGATCGTTCCTACAGCTGAGTCCGCGCCAGGCGACGAACAGGGCGGCAGCGCGGCCCCCCCTGTAGGAGCGAATTCATTCGCGAGAGGCCGGTGCAGCCGCTAGACATCTGTCGCCCGACGCACCTTCGTCGGAATGCTGCCCAGAATAAATTCGCTCCCACAGTTCAGCCCGTACCACACGAAACATGGCGTGGCGACTCGAATTCCAGTGGGAGCGATTTCACTCAACCTTTGAGGTAAATCTGCGCCCCGTTCCCGCCCAACCCCTCGGCGCCGACGAAGAAGTCGGTCACGCGTTTGTCGTAGACCACCGGGTTTGCCAAGGTCATGACGCCCAAATCCGGCAAGTCTTCGACGACAACCTTCTGGAACTCCGCAAACAGCCCGAAACGCTTCTGCACGTCCGTCTCTATCGCGGCCGCTTCCAGCAACTGGTCGACCTTCGGGTTGCTGTAATGCGCGCCATTGGAAAACGGCACCCCTGGCTTGAAATTCTTCGACCAATACAACCGTTGCACGCCCACGGTCGGGTCGAACAGGTTGCTCATGCCGTTCAGCGTGAAATCGAAATCCCGATCCGTGTACACCCGCTTCACGTAGGTCGCGAAATCCTGGGAACGCAGGGTCACCTGGATGCCGACTTTCGCCAGCGCCTGTTTGATGTAGTCCGCCGTGCGCCGGTAGGTTTCAGGGCCCGGCAATGGGTCGAGCGTCAGCTTGAAGCGCACGCCGCTGCTGTCTTTCGGCAATCCGGCCTGGTCCAGCAATTCGTTGGCCTTGGCCACGTCGAAGGCGTAGCGGGGCAGGTCCGGGCTGTAGAAGTTTTTCATGTCCGGGCTGATCGGCCCGTACAGCGGTTTGCCGTAGCCGAGGAAGATGGTCTTGCGGATGAAGTCCAGGTTGATCGCATGGGCGATGGCCGTGCGCACGGCGTGTTTCTGCAAGTACGGGTTGTCGAAGTTGAACTCGATCCGGGTGATGCTGTTGACGTAGGGCTCGCCGCGATCATCGACGCTCAGGCGCGGATTGGTCTTGATCCGCTCGATGTCGCTGAGGGGCACGCCACCCGTGGAGATGTCGATTTCCCCCGCTTCCAGCGCGGCCACCGTCGCCGCCGAGTCCGCGATGAAACGCACGATCACCCGGTCCAGATACGGCTTCGGCGCGTCCCAGTAATTCGGGTTGCGTTCGAGGATCACATGGCTGCCGCGCACCCACTCCTTGAACACGAACGGCCCGGTGCCGATGGGCGCGGTGGCGTTGGCGTGGGTCTCCGGGCGGGCGTCGCCGTACACGTGTTTCGCCACGATGGGCGACTCGCAGGCGGCCAGGGCCTTGAGCAAGTACGGCGCAGGTTTGCTGAGTTTGAGCTGCACCAGATGCGGGTTGATCGCCGTGACGCTGGCGACGTTGGCGAAGGTCGCACGGCCTCGCGGGTTGGAGGCCTTGAGGGTTTGCAGGGAGAACACCACGTCATCGGCGGTGAAGTCCTGGCCGTCGTGCCATTTCACGCCCTGACGCAGGGTAAAGGTGTATTCGAGGCCGTCGTCGCTCGCCGTCCAGGCCGTGGCGAGCTGCGGTTTCGGGTTGAGGTCGAGGTCGTACGTCAGCAAACCCTCGGTGACCTTGCCCGCGATGTACACGGTGGCGCCCGCGGTGTGGGTCAGGTTGACCAGAATCGGCGGCTCGATAGCGATGTGCATTCTCAGGGTGCCGCCGCGCACGGGCGGTTCATCGGCGAAGGAGAAGCGGGGTGTGAGTTGTAGGAGGGTGGCGGTGGCACCGGCGTAAACCAGCAACTGGCGTCGAGTCAGGCTCATGATGGGTTTCCGTAGAAGGACACTAAGGACAGCGACGGGCTCATGGGGCGGCCCGGTCGCGGGAAGGGTTGAACGCGTCGGTGAGGCCGTCGCCGATCAGGTTGAAAGCCAGTACGGTCAGGAAGATCGCCAGACCGGGAATCGCCGTGAGGTACCACGCGGTGCGGATCTGCTCCCGGCCGCTGCCGATCATGCTGCCCCAGCTCACCTGATTCGGATCGCCCAGGCCCATGAACGACAGCGCCGATTCCATCAGTACCGCCGAGGCGACCATGATCGACGTGGTGACGATCAGCGTCGGCAGGATGTTGGGCAGCACTTCCAGCGCAATAATGCGCAGGTGGCTGTAACCCACGCTGCGGGCGGCGAGGATGTATTCGCGCTCCCGAATCGAGCGCACTTCGGCGCGCACCAGTCGCGCGACGGTGGGCCACGAAATCACCCCGATGGCGAAGATCAGCGTCGGCACTGAGGGCTGTGCGATGGCCACCAGCGCAACGAGCAGAACGAAACTGGGCATGGTCTGGAAGATCTCGATCAGCCGTTGCAGGCCGTAATCCAGCTTGCCGCCGAAGTAACCGGCCACCGCGCCAATGCTCAGGCCCAGCAGCACGCCGAACAGGCTGGCCAGGATGCCCACTTGTAACGACACCCGCCCGCCATGGACCACCCCGGCCATGACGTCGCGCCCCAGCGCATCGGTGCCCAACGGGTAATGCCAATCCTGCCCCGGCCAGAGCAAGGCGTCGGCTTCCATGCCCAGCGGGTCCCCGGGATAAATCAGCGGCGCGAACACCGCCAGCAGGGTGATCACCATCAGAAAGGCCAGACCGGCCAATGCGGTGGGATTGCGCAGAAAGCGGCGCAGCCCAGGGCTGCGGCGGGCGCTCATCGGTGACTCCGAATGCGTGGATCAAGCCAGGTTTGCAGCAGGTCCACCAGCACGTTGGTGATGATCACCAGCAGCGAGGACATCAGCAGAATCCCCAGCAGCACGTTGTAATCCCGGGCCATCACCGCGTCATAGGCCAGGCGCCCCAGCCCCGGCAGGCTGAACACCGTTTCGATGACCACGGCACCGCCGAGCATGCCGCCGAAGTGCAGGCCGGCCATGGTGGTGATCGGCAGCAGGGCATTGCGCAGCACGTGTTTGAAGGTGATCACCCACGGCGACAGGCCTTTGGCTTGCGCCGTGCGCACGTAATCCTGGGCGCCGGCTTCGAGCATCGAGGCGCGGGTCAGCCGGGCGTAGATGGCGATGTAGATCAACGCCAGCGAACTGGCCGGCAAGGCCATGAAACGCAGGGTATCGCCGACAGCCGCCCAGCCGTGCAGGTCGGCGCCGATGGTGCCTGCGCCGCCCGTTGGCAGCCAGCCGAGCTTGACCGAGAACACCACGATCAGCATCAGGCCGATCCAGAAACCCGGCACGGAATAGAAGAACTGTGAGCACACCGACAGCACCCGATCCGGCCAGCGCCCTTGCCACCGGGCCATGAGCATTCCGAGGGCCACGCCGAATAACAGTGAGAAAAACAGCGCCAGCAGCATCAGGGTCAGGGTGGTGCCCAGGCGTTGGGTGATCAACGCCTGCACGGTCGCGCCGTAGCGAGGCGAGTAGCCCAGGTTCAGGTGCGCCAGGTTGCTCAGGTAATGCCAGAGCTGCACCGGGATCGACTGGTCCAGACCGAACTGGCTGCGTAATGCCGCGAGGCTTTCTTGGGTGGCTGAACCGGATTCGCCCGCCATCACATCGGCGGCATCGCCGGGAGCCAGTTGCAACAATAGAAAGTTGATCAAAAGAATGCCCAACATCGTGGGCAAGGTATGCAGCAGCGCGCGCCAAAGTGCGCGGCTCAGGGTCAGCCATATCTTCATTAAAGGATTCCATTTCGTGCGGCGCTATTAACGGTTTGCTTATAACCTTTGTCAATGCACGAAAGGAGCATAACGTTATGCAAACAGACACTCTAAGCATAGATAAAAACGATATACGTACTTTCCATGTCGATGATTGACGCAGGAAAGAGGGAACATTACTGTCGGCCACCTGTCAGCGATGTCAGTTTGGATACATGCCCCATCGCGAACTACGTTATAGGGCTGCCCCTGCAGGCAGTGCACTTACTTTAAATTGTTTAAATGAGGCACGTGTGGCACTCAATCATTCCATTGAGTCGGGTCAACTCCGGCATGAACCTTCATCTGCTGATGCGCTGTCGCGTTTGCTGGGGCGGATTCCGGCGCTGGTGGAAGAAGTGGCCAAAGAGGCTTCCCGTCGAGACCTGGAGCGTGAACTGCCATTCGCCGCCTTTGCGCTGATTCGTGAAGCCGGACTCGGCGCGCTGCGAGTGCCCCGTGCGTTGGGCGGGCCGGGCGGCAGCGTGCAGGACTACATCGAATTCATCACCACCCTGGCCAGTGCCGACCCCAACGTCGCTCACGCGCTGCGCTCGCATTTCAATTTCAGCGAAGCAGTCATTCACAGCCCGGACACGGCTGAAAAGCGTGATTACATCGCCAAAATCCTCGACGGCAA
It contains:
- a CDS encoding aliphatic sulfonate ABC transporter substrate-binding protein, yielding MPSPLDTRRTPLRRPLFAGLSLALALAFVLPSSAQARETVRIGYQKSSTLITLLKAQGTLEKALGNDNIDVSWHEFPSGLPLLEALNIGNVDISADVADTVPIFAQAAQAKLTYFAEESASPRAQAIVVSKDSPIQQLADLKGKKVAVTKAAGTHYLLIAALNKAGLTFSDIQPAYLTPADGRAAFENGKVDAWVTWEPFLTSVQRQLPTRTLTDGTGLASYKRYYLTSTAYAGAHPKVLKLVYQQLQEAGSWIKKNPKDAAKVLGPLWGNLDVETVESANAHRSYQVEPVKADQLGEQQKIADAFLAAGLLPKAVDAKDVGIWTP
- a CDS encoding energy transducer TonB, whose protein sequence is MSNAQTANALDVLWRQAPGGELLDLGRVYRGPLALSRLHTTPRRILSRREAVLLGAFALVLHGAVIYWVNSTPTPALPVVPPEIPPMTIEFSQPAPPVVETPPPPPEPIPQPVVEPPPPVEDELAVKPPPPKPIPKPIPKPKPVVKPVPKPVAKAVEQPPAPPAPPQPVAAPAPPAPPAPAPITPASASAGYLHNPAPEYPALAMRRNWEGTVLLRVHVLGTGKPSEIQVQKSSGHEQLDDAAQAAVKRWSFVPAKQGNDPIDGWVSVPIDFKIK
- a CDS encoding MotA/TolQ/ExbB proton channel family protein; protein product: MNLIASPFDSIEHAVIWLLIVFSVATWGLTLLKGVQFARLKGQDKKFHKQFWAASSLDSAAELAQTQPGAAARVALAGYAAIQVPEGGQAADLSQAINHQDRLERALRQQIVRERRSLETGLAILASIGSTSPFIGLFGTVWGIMSALKGISAAGSASLETVAGPIGAALVATGVGIAVAVPAVLVYNYYLRRLKLTAADLDDFAHDFYSLAQKNAFRVLLHPVLKSGATGAGQKVKEAS
- a CDS encoding biopolymer transporter ExbD yields the protein MAFSTQDSDEVLSEINVTPLVDVMLVLLVVFIVTAPLLTNSIPINLPKTEAVAPVEQKDPLVVSIDDKGKLFINKDEIQPDLLETNLRSAKDKNADVRVQLQADNGVNYGEVARAMASIEKAGITKLSVITAK
- a CDS encoding ABC transporter substrate-binding protein, whose amino-acid sequence is MSLTRRQLLVYAGATATLLQLTPRFSFADEPPVRGGTLRMHIAIEPPILVNLTHTAGATVYIAGKVTEGLLTYDLDLNPKPQLATAWTASDDGLEYTFTLRQGVKWHDGQDFTADDVVFSLQTLKASNPRGRATFANVASVTAINPHLVQLKLSKPAPYLLKALAACESPIVAKHVYGDARPETHANATAPIGTGPFVFKEWVRGSHVILERNPNYWDAPKPYLDRVIVRFIADSAATVAALEAGEIDISTGGVPLSDIERIKTNPRLSVDDRGEPYVNSITRIEFNFDNPYLQKHAVRTAIAHAINLDFIRKTIFLGYGKPLYGPISPDMKNFYSPDLPRYAFDVAKANELLDQAGLPKDSSGVRFKLTLDPLPGPETYRRTADYIKQALAKVGIQVTLRSQDFATYVKRVYTDRDFDFTLNGMSNLFDPTVGVQRLYWSKNFKPGVPFSNGAHYSNPKVDQLLEAAAIETDVQKRFGLFAEFQKVVVEDLPDLGVMTLANPVVYDKRVTDFFVGAEGLGGNGAQIYLKG
- a CDS encoding ABC transporter permease codes for the protein MSARRSPGLRRFLRNPTALAGLAFLMVITLLAVFAPLIYPGDPLGMEADALLWPGQDWHYPLGTDALGRDVMAGVVHGGRVSLQVGILASLFGVLLGLSIGAVAGYFGGKLDYGLQRLIEIFQTMPSFVLLVALVAIAQPSVPTLIFAIGVISWPTVARLVRAEVRSIREREYILAARSVGYSHLRIIALEVLPNILPTLIVTTSIMVASAVLMESALSFMGLGDPNQVSWGSMIGSGREQIRTAWYLTAIPGLAIFLTVLAFNLIGDGLTDAFNPSRDRAAP